From the Tenacibaculum dicentrarchi genome, the window TGGTCATCTGTTGTTCTAGGGTCAGGATTCTCTGCTTCTTTAAATGGCCATATTCTACTTCTCATATAAAAAGTAATAACCATTAAGTGAGCTGCAAAAAACACTGTTAATTCAAACATAATTGGCACGAATGCTGGCATATTAGCAAACCAACTAAAGTTTGGTTTACCACCAATATCTTGTGGCCAATCTTGAATCATCATATAATTAGTCATCCAAATAGCAAAACTTAAACCTGTTATTCCGTAAAAGAATGCAGTAATAGCTAAACGTGTAGGTGCTAATCCTAATGCTTTGTCTAATCCGTGAACTGGGAATGGACAAAATACCTCTTCAATGTGATGATGTTCTCCTTTGATTTTCTTAACGGCATCCATTAAGATATCATCATCATTATAAAATGCGTGAATTACTTTACTAGTGCTCATTGTTTTCTTCTCTTAATTTTTTAAAATTCTGTCCTGAAGACTTCAAGATAGTCTTAACTTCTGCTTGTGCAATTACTGGGAAAGTTCTTGCATATAATAAGAATAATACAAAGAAAAAACCAATAGTTCCTACAAAAATACCCACATCTACAAATGTTGGCTCAAAACGCCACCATGTTGATGGTAAATGACCTTTACTTAGTACAATTGCAATAATATCGAAACGCTCAAACCACATACCAATATTAATGATGATAGAGATGATAAAAGAGAAAATAAAGCTTCTTCTTAATTTCTTAATCCATAAAAATTGTGGTAAAATAATATTACACCATAATAATGACCAGAATGCCCATCCGTAAGCACCTGCTTCAGCACCAAAAGATAAATAAGTATAATTTTCATAAGGTGAACCTGTATACCATGCAATAAAGAATTCTGTTGCATAAGCTACAGCTACAATACCACCTGTTAAAAGGATTACGATATTCATATATTCTACGTGTAAACGTGTAATATAAGCTTCCATATTTGTAACCTTACGCATAATACCTAATAAGGTTTGTACCATTGCAAATCCTGAAAAGATTGCTCCAGCTACGAAATAAGGAGGAAATATTGTTGAGTGCCATCCTGGGTTAATAGAAGTAGCAAAATCCATTGATACAATTGTATGTACTGAAAGTACTAATGGTGTAGCTAAACCTGCTAACACTAATGATACTTCTTCAAAACGTTGCCAATCTTTAGTTCTACCTGACCATCCGAAAGATAATAAACCGTATATTTTCTTTTGAAAAGGCTTTACTGCTCTATCACGAATCATTGCAAAATCAGGTAATAAACCTGTCCACCAGAAAACTAATGATACAGATAAATAAGTTGAAATTGCGAATACATCCCATAATAATGGTGAGTTAAAGTTAACCCATAATGATCCGAATTGATTTGGCATTGGTAATACCCAATATCCATTCCATGGACGTCCCATGTGAATAATAGGAAATAAACCTGCTTGGAATACGGCAAAAATTGTCATTGCTTCTGCCGAACGGTTAATTGCCATTCTCCATTTTTGACGGAATAATAATAGTACTGCAGAAATTAAAGTTCCTGCGTGACCAATACCTACCCACCATACGAAGTTGGTAATATCCCATGCCCAACCAATGTTTTTACTTAATCCCCATACACCGATACCTGTACCGACTGTAT encodes:
- a CDS encoding DUF3341 domain-containing protein, whose protein sequence is MSTSKVIHAFYNDDDILMDAVKKIKGEHHHIEEVFCPFPVHGLDKALGLAPTRLAITAFFYGITGLSFAIWMTNYMMIQDWPQDIGGKPNFSWFANMPAFVPIMFELTVFFAAHLMVITFYMRSRIWPFKEAENPDPRTTDDHFLMEIPVNGNEEELKALLETTGAVEINIVEKH
- the nrfD gene encoding NrfD/PsrC family molybdoenzyme membrane anchor subunit — its product is MSSHYESSYREPLVLGNKSYHDITEDIAKPIEGKANQNWYIAFFISLAAMLWGFGCIFYTVGTGIGVWGLSKNIGWAWDITNFVWWVGIGHAGTLISAVLLLFRQKWRMAINRSAEAMTIFAVFQAGLFPIIHMGRPWNGYWVLPMPNQFGSLWVNFNSPLLWDVFAISTYLSVSLVFWWTGLLPDFAMIRDRAVKPFQKKIYGLLSFGWSGRTKDWQRFEEVSLVLAGLATPLVLSVHTIVSMDFATSINPGWHSTIFPPYFVAGAIFSGFAMVQTLLGIMRKVTNMEAYITRLHVEYMNIVILLTGGIVAVAYATEFFIAWYTGSPYENYTYLSFGAEAGAYGWAFWSLLWCNIILPQFLWIKKLRRSFIFSFIISIIINIGMWFERFDIIAIVLSKGHLPSTWWRFEPTFVDVGIFVGTIGFFFVLFLLYARTFPVIAQAEVKTILKSSGQNFKKLREENNEH